A region from the Methylocella sp. genome encodes:
- a CDS encoding methyltransferase domain-containing protein has protein sequence MPIEELGHDERYSVISMADVLEHMPFPNAGLIAARRLLRAGGVLFLSMPNMDNMVWRLLHANNVKPYWGEIEHYHNFTRKRLYALLEEHGFEPVEYGVSERYRVCMEVIAVKK, from the coding sequence TTGCCGATTGAAGAGCTCGGCCACGACGAGCGCTATAGCGTCATCAGCATGGCCGACGTGCTGGAGCACATGCCCTTTCCCAACGCGGGGCTCATCGCCGCTCGTCGGCTGCTGCGTGCGGGAGGCGTGCTGTTCCTGTCGATGCCGAATATGGACAACATGGTCTGGCGTTTGTTGCACGCCAATAACGTCAAACCCTATTGGGGCGAGATCGAGCATTATCACAATTTTACGCGCAAGCGTCTCTACGCCCTGCTGGAGGAGCACGGATTTGAACCCGTCGAGTATGGCGTCAGCGAACGCTACCGGGTCTGCATGGAAGTCATTGCGGTCAAGAAATGA
- a CDS encoding tetratricopeptide repeat protein, whose translation MCLFLGIAQSSIRLISPYFTEDHFSGGRPIIARRPDAPEPYFSLGNILNELRRPGPAIDAYRRALALRPNFAEVYVNLGNALQLSEAFEEAVDAYEQAIALRPTLADAHANKGAALERLGRLGEAIASFRRAVELDPSLLAVRVWLHHKRRMICDWSEIDADEAELRQLISARDEPVHPFPVLSMATNADEQLRVARRFASGFSIGGPGFEHKRDASGPRKLRIGYLSSDFCRHATALLTAQLFELHDRSRFEITAYSHGVDDYSELGARLRKAFDHFVDLRAFSDDEAAKRINADGTDILIELKGHTDGARTGISARRPAPVQVSFIGFPGTLGADFIDYVIADPFVLPMDQQSRFSEKIVHLPHCYQPNDTSRLISDVTPTRAQCGLPEKGFVFCSFNNNYKITPAFFDVWMRLLLAAPGSVLWLLEANDLVKDNLRREASQRGVDPSRLIFAPRLASPERGDGGHFWQDAPKSDRRP comes from the coding sequence TTGTGTCTTTTCCTCGGCATTGCGCAGTCCTCCATCAGGCTCATAAGCCCATACTTCACGGAGGATCACTTTTCAGGGGGCAGACCAATCATCGCGCGGCGCCCCGATGCGCCCGAGCCCTATTTCAGCCTCGGCAATATTCTGAACGAGCTGCGCCGGCCCGGACCGGCGATCGACGCCTATCGCAGGGCCCTGGCGCTGCGGCCGAATTTCGCTGAGGTCTATGTCAATCTCGGCAATGCGCTGCAGCTCAGCGAAGCGTTTGAAGAGGCCGTCGACGCCTATGAGCAAGCCATCGCCCTGCGCCCGACTCTCGCGGATGCGCACGCCAACAAAGGCGCGGCGCTGGAGCGTCTCGGCCGCCTTGGCGAGGCCATCGCATCCTTTCGCCGCGCCGTCGAGCTCGATCCAAGCTTGCTCGCGGTTCGCGTGTGGCTGCATCACAAACGGCGCATGATCTGCGACTGGAGCGAGATAGACGCTGATGAGGCCGAGTTGCGTCAGCTTATCTCCGCGCGAGACGAGCCGGTGCATCCGTTTCCTGTCCTCAGCATGGCGACAAACGCCGATGAACAGCTGCGCGTTGCGCGTCGTTTCGCGTCCGGATTTTCAATCGGCGGTCCGGGGTTTGAGCACAAGAGAGACGCGTCAGGACCCCGCAAGCTCCGCATCGGCTATCTGTCCAGCGACTTCTGCCGTCACGCGACGGCGCTTCTGACAGCCCAATTATTCGAGCTTCACGATAGATCCCGTTTCGAGATCACCGCCTATTCTCATGGCGTCGACGATTATAGCGAACTCGGCGCGAGGCTCCGCAAGGCTTTCGATCATTTTGTCGATCTTCGCGCGTTTTCGGACGACGAGGCCGCAAAGCGCATAAACGCCGACGGAACGGATATTCTCATTGAGCTGAAAGGCCATACTGACGGCGCGCGCACCGGCATTTCAGCGCGAAGGCCCGCGCCGGTGCAGGTGAGCTTCATCGGGTTCCCGGGGACCTTGGGGGCCGATTTCATCGACTATGTCATCGCAGACCCTTTCGTGCTGCCGATGGATCAGCAAAGCCGCTTCAGTGAAAAGATCGTCCACCTTCCCCATTGTTATCAGCCAAACGACACGAGCCGGCTGATCTCCGACGTGACGCCGACGCGGGCGCAATGCGGCCTCCCCGAAAAGGGTTTCGTGTTCTGCTCGTTCAACAACAACTATAAAATCACGCCTGCTTTTTTCGATGTGTGGATGCGGCTTTTGCTGGCCGCGCCGGGGAGCGTGCTGTGGTTGCTTGAGGCGAATGATCTCGTCAAAGACAATCTCCGCCGTGAAGCCAGCCAACGCGGCGTTGATCCCAGCCGTCTTATATTCGCGCCCCGGCTCGCCTCGCCCGAACGCGGCGACGGAGGTCATTTTTGGCAAGACGCACCAAAATCAGATCGTCGGCCATGA